In Phacochoerus africanus isolate WHEZ1 chromosome 14, ROS_Pafr_v1, whole genome shotgun sequence, one genomic interval encodes:
- the LOC125115274 gene encoding uncharacterized protein LOC125115274 isoform X2: MGGQASQSRAPAHSKPPFLHSSSPGPRDREGSALGPSRTWPCHHLGLDGANPWGAGDRTDEMHPAGEGRQPQRLGEALWDPQAKALRIRSRPEQLDGSRQTAAPENLQQLHGNLQWLQRQLHLLRTHLPAGWVSPPSIMDLP, encoded by the exons ATGGGGGGACAGGCATCACAGTCCAGAGCCCCCGCTCATTCAAAGCCCCCCTTCCTCCACAGCTCCAGCCCTGGCCCAAGAGACCGAGAAGGGTCAGCTCTGGGCCCTTCAAGAACCTGGCCTTGCCACCACCTCGGACTGGACG GTGCTAACCCCTGGGGAGCAGGTGACAGGACCGACGAAATGCACCCCGCTGGGGAAGGACGGCAGCCGCAGCGCCTGGGAGAAGCTCTCTGGGATCCCCAAGCCAAGGCGCTG CGCATCAGATCCCGGCCTGAGCAGCTAGACGGGAGCCGGCAGACCGCCGCGCCCGAGAATCTACAGCAGCTCCACGGGAACCTGCAGTGGCTCCAGCGCCAGCTCCACCTCCTCCGCACCCACCTCCCTGCCGGCTGGGTCTCCCCACCCTCCATCATGGACCTTCCGTGA
- the LOC125115274 gene encoding uncharacterized protein LOC125115274 isoform X3 — MWSFTAGGLELPLSQAGHSEQPPPLKGTHPSPRTQPGGRPGPAHLAVLKIPGTKAADTAPALAQETEKGQLWALQEPGLATTSDWTVLTPGEQVTGPTKCTPLGKDGSRSAWEKLSGIPKPRRCASDPGLSS; from the exons ATGTGGTCCTTCACAGCAGGAGGCCTGGAGCTCCCCCTCTCCCAGGCAGGGCATTCAGAGCAGCCCCCGCCCCTGAAGGGGACCCACCCATCACCCAGGACACAGCCTGGAGGCAGACCTGGCCCTGCACACCTTGCCGTCCTCAAGATTCCGGGGACCAAAGCAGCGGACACAG CTCCAGCCCTGGCCCAAGAGACCGAGAAGGGTCAGCTCTGGGCCCTTCAAGAACCTGGCCTTGCCACCACCTCGGACTGGACG GTGCTAACCCCTGGGGAGCAGGTGACAGGACCGACGAAATGCACCCCGCTGGGGAAGGACGGCAGCCGCAGCGCCTGGGAGAAGCTCTCTGGGATCCCCAAGCCAAGGCGCTG CGCATCAGATCCCGGCCTGAGCAGCTAG
- the LOC125115274 gene encoding uncharacterized protein LOC125115274 isoform X1 → MWSFTAGGLELPLSQAGHSEQPPPLKGTHPSPRTQPGGRPGPAHLAVLKIPGTKAADTAPALAQETEKGQLWALQEPGLATTSDWTVLTPGEQVTGPTKCTPLGKDGSRSAWEKLSGIPKPRRWPKVTTSWRRRSLPCAAHGQGLILIRKSY, encoded by the exons ATGTGGTCCTTCACAGCAGGAGGCCTGGAGCTCCCCCTCTCCCAGGCAGGGCATTCAGAGCAGCCCCCGCCCCTGAAGGGGACCCACCCATCACCCAGGACACAGCCTGGAGGCAGACCTGGCCCTGCACACCTTGCCGTCCTCAAGATTCCGGGGACCAAAGCAGCGGACACAG CTCCAGCCCTGGCCCAAGAGACCGAGAAGGGTCAGCTCTGGGCCCTTCAAGAACCTGGCCTTGCCACCACCTCGGACTGGACG GTGCTAACCCCTGGGGAGCAGGTGACAGGACCGACGAAATGCACCCCGCTGGGGAAGGACGGCAGCCGCAGCGCCTGGGAGAAGCTCTCTGGGATCCCCAAGCCAAGGCGCTG GCCTAAAGTCACAACCTCCTGGAGACGCAGGAGCCTGCCCTGTGCTGCGCACGGGCAAGGGCTGATCCTGATCCGGAAGAGCTACTGA